From Euzebyales bacterium, the proteins below share one genomic window:
- a CDS encoding AAA family ATPase: MTDEPARQVTFLLSDIEGSTRLLRWVGPRYPAMVERHRAILGAAAERHGGRLTPVEGDGCLAIFDAPEKAVAAAVDAQRDMHRQDWGPTPLRVRVGVHSGQAVLHHGEHFGLDLHRAARITDAGHGGQVLVSGATCDRLAHLPEGIALRDLGHHRLRDLEGSVHLFQVVAEGLDDEHPPLRTLSPDVHNLPAETVTLVGRDREIVLVHRLLEEHRLVTLTGPGGVGKTRLAIHVGASTASRYDDGVRFVELTRVTDPTAVSALIASTLGISTSGGSALGAVLAEALRDRSMLLILDNFEHVVDAAPDVGDLLAAAPGIRALVTSRERLLIAGEVIADVPALDARDSADEAAASDAVTLFADRARAHDPTFSPDADELRDITAICRLVDGLPLAIELVAAQTRVLPVRTIRARLRSGLDAVTSERRDGPARHRSLRDTVAWSHRLLSPEQQRLFAWLAVFRGGRTLEAVTAVCGDVVVRDPVAGVTALVDKSLLHRRTGDEGVVTFDMLELIHDFAGEALLASGEHDTASERHARWMVDLAERSDRGMFGPQARLWEDRLRAQLENLRRALRWSFDRGDPRLGIRITAALNLFWYWGGPHEDGRDWIVRSLGHPELVDDPARARLAVAAGFFAYADGDMATARDRWEAAVDAFALAGEDERRAWAHGMIELSHSGDPTQLQGALARVEDALADLTAMDASARSIADMRNVQGELARLIGDDVLARRSYQEALTILRDIGDTDNAPRLQANLAFIATHDGDHDTALALVHDALAGAWKLGKRVLVAQLLGEAATPETHLGRPERAAQLIGASDAALARFGAARQPTDEVEHEATVQRLTALLGTDRLDELRADGARLSLDDAVDLALSSGARSHG; encoded by the coding sequence ATGACGGACGAACCGGCGCGGCAGGTCACCTTCCTGCTGAGCGACATCGAGGGCAGCACGCGCCTGCTGCGGTGGGTGGGTCCGCGCTACCCGGCCATGGTCGAACGCCACCGTGCCATCCTGGGCGCCGCCGCCGAACGCCACGGCGGCCGGCTGACGCCCGTCGAGGGCGACGGGTGCCTGGCGATCTTCGACGCTCCCGAAAAGGCCGTGGCGGCGGCGGTCGACGCGCAGCGCGACATGCACCGCCAGGACTGGGGACCCACCCCGCTGCGCGTGCGCGTGGGTGTTCACAGCGGGCAGGCCGTGCTGCACCATGGCGAGCACTTCGGGCTCGACCTGCATCGCGCGGCGCGGATCACCGACGCCGGGCACGGCGGTCAGGTTCTCGTGTCCGGCGCCACCTGCGACCGCCTCGCCCACCTGCCGGAAGGGATCGCCCTCCGTGACCTCGGGCACCACCGGCTCCGCGACCTCGAGGGCAGCGTGCACCTGTTCCAGGTGGTCGCGGAGGGGCTGGACGACGAGCACCCACCACTGCGGACGCTGTCGCCCGACGTCCACAACCTGCCCGCCGAGACGGTGACGCTCGTCGGGCGCGACCGGGAGATCGTGCTGGTGCACCGGCTGCTCGAGGAACATCGGCTGGTGACCCTGACCGGCCCCGGCGGCGTCGGCAAGACGCGTCTGGCGATCCACGTCGGCGCAAGCACGGCGTCACGGTACGACGACGGCGTGCGCTTCGTGGAGCTCACGCGCGTCACCGACCCGACGGCGGTCAGCGCCCTGATCGCCTCGACGCTAGGGATCAGTACCAGCGGCGGATCGGCCCTCGGTGCCGTGCTGGCCGAAGCGCTGCGCGACCGGTCGATGCTGCTCATCCTGGACAACTTCGAGCACGTCGTCGACGCCGCACCCGACGTCGGCGACCTGCTTGCCGCGGCGCCAGGGATCCGCGCGCTGGTCACCAGCCGCGAGCGCCTGCTGATCGCCGGAGAGGTGATCGCCGACGTCCCGGCACTGGATGCCAGGGATTCGGCCGACGAGGCGGCCGCGTCGGACGCCGTCACCCTGTTCGCCGATCGGGCGCGTGCCCACGATCCGACGTTCTCGCCGGACGCGGACGAGCTGCGCGACATCACTGCCATCTGCCGCCTCGTCGACGGGCTGCCACTGGCGATCGAGCTGGTGGCGGCCCAGACGCGCGTGCTCCCCGTCCGAACCATCCGCGCGCGTCTGCGCAGCGGCCTCGACGCGGTGACCAGCGAGCGCAGGGACGGGCCCGCGCGGCATCGGTCACTGCGCGACACGGTGGCGTGGAGCCACCGGCTGCTTTCCCCCGAGCAGCAGCGCCTGTTCGCCTGGCTGGCTGTCTTCCGTGGCGGCAGGACGCTCGAGGCCGTCACCGCGGTGTGTGGCGACGTGGTCGTACGCGACCCTGTGGCGGGTGTCACAGCGCTGGTCGACAAGAGCCTGCTGCACCGGCGGACAGGTGACGAAGGCGTCGTGACCTTCGACATGCTCGAGCTGATCCACGACTTCGCCGGGGAGGCCCTGCTGGCGTCGGGCGAGCACGACACCGCCAGCGAGCGGCATGCCCGTTGGATGGTCGATCTGGCCGAGCGCAGCGACCGCGGCATGTTCGGCCCGCAGGCCCGTCTGTGGGAGGACCGCCTGCGTGCGCAGCTCGAGAACCTGCGGCGCGCCCTGAGGTGGTCGTTCGACCGCGGGGATCCGCGTCTTGGGATCCGCATCACGGCCGCCCTCAACCTGTTCTGGTACTGGGGTGGCCCGCACGAGGACGGTCGTGACTGGATCGTTCGGTCCCTGGGCCACCCGGAGCTCGTCGACGACCCGGCGCGCGCCCGGCTCGCGGTCGCCGCGGGCTTCTTCGCGTACGCCGACGGGGACATGGCCACCGCGCGCGATCGCTGGGAGGCAGCGGTCGACGCCTTCGCCCTTGCGGGCGAGGACGAACGGCGGGCGTGGGCCCACGGCATGATCGAACTGAGCCACAGTGGCGACCCCACGCAGCTCCAGGGCGCCCTTGCGAGAGTGGAGGATGCACTGGCCGATCTGACGGCGATGGACGCCAGTGCCCGCAGCATCGCCGACATGCGCAACGTCCAGGGCGAGCTCGCCCGGCTCATCGGCGACGACGTGCTGGCGCGGCGCAGCTACCAGGAGGCGCTGACCATCCTCCGCGACATCGGTGACACCGACAACGCGCCTCGCCTGCAGGCCAACCTGGCATTCATCGCCACCCACGACGGCGACCACGACACCGCTCTGGCGCTCGTGCACGACGCACTGGCCGGCGCGTGGAAGCTCGGCAAGCGGGTGCTGGTCGCGCAGCTGCTCGGCGAAGCCGCCACGCCCGAGACCCACCTCGGCCGTCCCGAGCGCGCCGCCCAGCTGATCGGCGCCTCGGACGCAGCGCTCGCACGGTTCGGCGCGGCGCGACAGCCGACCGACGAGGTCGAGCACGAGGCCACGGTGCAGCGGCTGACCGCGCTGCTGGGCACGGACCGGCTCGACGAGCTGCGTGCCGACG